From the genome of Gracilimonas sp., one region includes:
- a CDS encoding DUF2480 family protein — protein sequence MGENEIVNRVQQNTKLVTLDLQKFHDDTPIEELDIKQFLFQELMLKEKDFREQIKEFDWSRYEGKYLTVFCSTDAIIAPWAWMLITSYASEFAKEIFKGRKEVFQHQLYQRELDSYDWDQYEDKFVLLKGCGKVHVPDSIYMLATNKLMKRAKKIMYGEACSNVPVWRG from the coding sequence ATGGGAGAAAATGAAATTGTAAATCGGGTTCAGCAGAACACCAAGCTGGTTACGCTGGATTTACAGAAATTCCACGACGATACGCCTATCGAAGAGCTGGATATTAAACAGTTCTTGTTTCAGGAATTGATGCTGAAGGAAAAAGACTTCCGGGAGCAGATTAAAGAGTTCGACTGGTCGCGATATGAGGGTAAATACCTGACTGTTTTTTGCAGCACCGACGCCATCATAGCTCCCTGGGCCTGGATGTTGATTACCTCCTATGCTTCAGAATTTGCCAAGGAAATATTCAAGGGGAGGAAGGAAGTTTTTCAACACCAGCTCTATCAAAGAGAGTTAGACAGTTATGATTGGGATCAATACGAAGACAAGTTTGTATTGCTGAAAGGATGCGGTAAAGTACATGTACCTGATTCCATTTACATGCTGGCTACCAATAAGTTAATGAAAAGAGCTAAAAAGATTATGTACGGGGAAGCCTGCTCGAACGTGCCTGTTTGGAGAGGATAA
- a CDS encoding iron-sulfur cluster assembly accessory protein produces the protein MEELSITDRATERINLIRKEQNVPNDAYLRVGVVSGGCSGLTYDLEFNSDVQPKENDKIFDVDGLKVLVDMRSFLYLAGTELDYTEGLNGQGFHFKNPNASRTCSCGESFSI, from the coding sequence ATGGAAGAGCTTTCCATTACAGATCGAGCAACCGAACGGATTAACTTAATCCGGAAAGAGCAGAATGTACCCAACGACGCCTATTTACGTGTGGGTGTTGTAAGCGGTGGTTGCTCTGGTTTAACCTATGATCTGGAATTCAATTCTGATGTTCAACCAAAAGAGAACGATAAGATATTTGATGTAGACGGCCTCAAAGTATTGGTCGACATGCGCAGTTTTCTCTATTTGGCCGGAACCGAACTGGATTATACCGAAGGACTGAACGGGCAGGGGTTCCATTTTAAGAATCCTAATGCTTCGCGAACCTGCTCCTGCGGAGAATCTTTTTCTATATAA
- a CDS encoding NifU family protein, which produces MAKIKEIERTPNPDAMRFVLAEPLTNGTTRSFENAAEAEGDELASALFAIDNVINVYYVDKYVTVTQDGKAVWSELLRKLAPPIREAEATDHNEDDSEVHVSKEAQESDDPRLQEINRMLDEQVRPYLLADGGGLKVLGLESNRLKVHYQGACGTCPTATTGTLYAIESMVKRIDPEIQVVSV; this is translated from the coding sequence ATGGCAAAAATTAAAGAAATAGAACGCACACCAAATCCGGATGCCATGCGCTTTGTATTGGCTGAACCGCTGACGAATGGAACTACCCGTTCGTTTGAGAATGCGGCCGAAGCTGAAGGCGATGAACTTGCATCTGCTTTGTTTGCAATCGATAACGTGATCAATGTTTACTATGTAGACAAATACGTGACTGTAACGCAAGATGGTAAAGCTGTTTGGTCTGAACTGCTTCGCAAGTTGGCTCCTCCAATTCGTGAGGCTGAAGCTACCGATCACAATGAAGATGATTCTGAAGTGCATGTAAGTAAAGAGGCACAAGAATCTGATGATCCAAGGTTGCAGGAAATTAACCGCATGCTGGATGAGCAGGTTCGACCATATCTGTTGGCAGACGGTGGCGGACTCAAAGTATTGGGTCTCGAATCAAACCGACTGAAAGTGCACTATCAGGGTGCTTGCGGAACATGCCCAACAGCTACGACCGGTACGCTTTATGCCATTGAGAGCATGGTGAAGCGCATTGACCCTGAAATTCAAGTTGTGTCTGTTTAA
- a CDS encoding cysteine desulfurase produces MEEALKQDTATLTTDWESIRNQFPVLKREIKGNPLVYLDNSASSQMPQRVIDRINDYHANEHANVHRGIHTLSQEGTDAFEAARTKVKDFINARHLEEIIYTTGTTDSINLVANSYGRKHFKEGDEIILSEMEHHANIVPWQMVAEETGAKIKVIPMTDDGELVMDEFHNLLSDRTKMVAVLHVSNALGTINPVKEIIESAHAKGIPVLIDGAQAVPHSVVNVQELDADFYAFSAHKMCGPTGFGILYGKKKLLEEMPPYRGGGDMIDKVTFEKTTWNDLPHKFEAGTPPIAAGVGFAETIDFLNEVGMENIAAREKELLDYATAELSKIDGLKIVGTAKNKASVISFLLEDIHPTDAGTILDQKGIAVRTGHHCAQPIMDHYNIPGTARASISFYNNKEDVDRLVEGIKYVKEFF; encoded by the coding sequence ATGGAAGAAGCACTAAAACAAGATACCGCCACATTAACTACGGATTGGGAATCCATCCGTAATCAGTTTCCTGTGCTTAAGCGGGAAATCAAGGGAAATCCATTGGTGTATCTTGATAACAGTGCTTCCAGTCAGATGCCGCAGCGGGTGATTGATCGGATTAATGATTATCACGCCAACGAGCATGCGAATGTTCACCGGGGCATTCATACTTTGAGTCAGGAGGGGACCGATGCTTTTGAAGCAGCCCGCACTAAGGTGAAGGATTTTATCAATGCCCGTCATCTGGAAGAAATTATTTATACAACCGGAACCACAGATTCCATTAATCTAGTGGCCAACAGTTACGGTCGTAAGCATTTCAAGGAGGGGGATGAAATCATCCTTTCTGAAATGGAACACCATGCCAATATTGTACCATGGCAAATGGTTGCTGAAGAGACCGGTGCTAAGATCAAAGTCATTCCTATGACGGATGATGGTGAGTTGGTGATGGATGAATTCCACAACTTACTTTCCGATCGAACCAAAATGGTTGCCGTTCTTCATGTTTCTAATGCACTAGGTACTATCAACCCGGTTAAAGAAATTATAGAATCGGCTCACGCCAAAGGCATTCCTGTTTTAATTGATGGAGCCCAAGCTGTTCCCCATTCCGTGGTGAATGTTCAGGAACTGGACGCTGATTTCTATGCCTTTTCAGCCCATAAGATGTGTGGTCCTACGGGATTTGGTATTTTATATGGCAAGAAAAAGTTGCTGGAAGAAATGCCTCCATACAGAGGAGGAGGGGATATGATTGATAAGGTAACGTTTGAGAAAACCACCTGGAATGATCTCCCGCATAAATTTGAAGCCGGTACTCCGCCTATTGCTGCCGGAGTTGGTTTTGCTGAAACCATCGACTTCCTGAATGAAGTCGGGATGGAGAACATCGCGGCCCGTGAAAAGGAATTACTGGATTACGCCACAGCTGAACTGAGTAAGATCGACGGACTTAAAATCGTCGGTACAGCAAAGAATAAGGCGTCGGTAATTTCGTTTTTACTTGAGGATATTCATCCAACGGATGCCGGCACTATTCTGGATCAAAAAGGAATTGCAGTAAGAACCGGACATCATTGCGCTCAGCCCATTATGGATCATTATAATATACCGGGTACAGCACGGGCATCGATTTCCTTCTACAATAATAAAGAAGATGTTGACCGGTTAGTGGAAGGAATCAAATACGTAAAAGAATTTTTCTAA
- the sufD gene encoding Fe-S cluster assembly protein SufD: protein MSVAVKEKETILDFLDGNFETVSNVSAIAGLNEKGAGNISEFPFPTKKDEDWRFTDLKSISRSHFVPVSEAGTVSVGDISEYYLPEATNSRLVFVNGEFDAELSSTTDIPENVIVGTLAENADSEIIEKHLGAYTNYDEDQDVFAALNDANFKDGAFIYVPKETKVEAPIHILNVFTGADKAFYATPRVLFVGEAYSKSTIVEEHVALEQNEYLNVTVNEFKLFEGAHVHHARIQRDSKKANHISRPIAHLDKYAEYHSYTICLGAKLFRNDPRVVQNDEEVNFTIDGLVLIDGEQIADTHSAIDHRHWHAQSHQLHKVVVNDKAHSIFNGKIFVRKDSQKIDSFQENRNLLLSYDGTVHTKPQLEIFSDDVLCSHGATIGHLNEDEVFYLHSRGLTKKKARELLVYAFTLESIENMEVESVHKLLLDEVVKFTSRDEEFVAVSE from the coding sequence ATGAGTGTAGCAGTAAAAGAAAAAGAAACCATTTTAGACTTTCTGGACGGTAATTTTGAAACCGTATCTAACGTTTCAGCTATTGCCGGATTGAATGAGAAAGGAGCGGGAAATATTTCTGAATTCCCATTTCCAACCAAGAAGGACGAAGACTGGCGATTTACAGACCTGAAATCAATCAGCCGAAGCCATTTTGTGCCGGTATCAGAAGCTGGAACTGTTTCAGTTGGTGATATTAGTGAATATTATCTGCCGGAAGCCACCAACAGTCGGTTGGTTTTTGTGAACGGCGAATTTGATGCGGAGCTGTCTTCAACAACGGATATTCCTGAAAATGTAATTGTAGGAACGCTGGCAGAAAACGCTGATTCTGAGATTATCGAAAAGCATTTAGGTGCTTACACCAATTATGATGAAGATCAGGATGTGTTTGCGGCTTTGAATGATGCTAATTTCAAAGATGGTGCTTTTATTTATGTTCCCAAAGAGACCAAAGTAGAAGCCCCGATTCATATCCTGAATGTATTTACGGGTGCTGACAAAGCTTTTTACGCAACTCCGAGGGTGCTTTTTGTAGGTGAGGCTTATTCCAAATCAACCATTGTTGAGGAGCACGTAGCTCTGGAGCAAAATGAATATCTGAATGTAACTGTGAATGAGTTTAAGCTCTTTGAAGGCGCTCATGTTCACCATGCACGTATTCAGCGCGACAGTAAAAAGGCGAATCATATTTCACGTCCGATTGCTCACCTGGATAAATATGCTGAATATCACTCATACACTATTTGTCTGGGAGCAAAATTGTTCAGGAACGATCCACGAGTTGTCCAGAATGATGAAGAAGTCAATTTTACTATCGATGGCCTGGTGCTGATTGACGGTGAACAAATAGCTGATACGCATTCTGCTATCGATCACAGACACTGGCATGCGCAAAGCCACCAGCTACATAAAGTAGTGGTGAACGATAAAGCGCATTCCATTTTTAACGGTAAGATTTTTGTTCGTAAAGACTCACAGAAAATCGATTCCTTCCAGGAAAATCGAAACCTGTTGTTATCCTACGACGGAACGGTTCACACCAAACCACAGCTTGAGATTTTTTCTGACGACGTACTTTGCTCGCACGGAGCCACCATAGGTCATCTGAATGAAGACGAGGTATTTTATCTGCATAGCCGTGGTCTGACCAAGAAAAAAGCGCGTGAACTTTTGGTTTACGCTTTTACACTAGAAAGTATTGAGAACATGGAAGTGGAATCAGTACATAAATTATTATTAGATGAAGTAGTCAAATTCACCAGCCGTGACGAGGAATTTGTAGCGGTAAGTGAGTAA
- the sufC gene encoding Fe-S cluster assembly ATPase SufC, with product MTRNDKELKIKKEKNDNVLEIKNLHASVEGEEEQILKGVNLKINKGEIHAIMGPNGSGKSTLAKVVSGHPEYEVTEGEILFEGEDITDMDADERAHLGLFLAFQYPVEVPGITNKTLLRESYNTIARENGREELDPIEFEDYLKDRLEIIDMKDEFLERSINTGFSGGEKKKNEVFQMAVLNPKLAFMDETDSGLDIDALKIVSDGINKIAGPENGIVLITHYQRLLNYITPDYVHVMMGGKIVKSGDKSLALELEDQGYDWLEKEFSLNGEAQ from the coding sequence ATGACCAGAAACGACAAAGAACTTAAAATCAAAAAAGAAAAGAACGATAACGTGTTAGAGATTAAAAATTTACATGCCTCAGTAGAAGGCGAAGAAGAACAGATTCTGAAGGGTGTGAACCTGAAGATCAACAAAGGTGAAATCCATGCCATTATGGGACCAAACGGCAGCGGGAAGAGTACGCTGGCCAAAGTTGTTTCTGGTCACCCGGAGTATGAAGTAACCGAAGGTGAAATCCTGTTTGAAGGAGAAGACATCACTGATATGGATGCTGATGAACGAGCTCACCTTGGGCTGTTCCTGGCATTTCAGTATCCGGTAGAAGTTCCGGGTATCACCAACAAAACCCTTCTTCGTGAATCATACAACACTATTGCCCGAGAAAACGGCCGCGAAGAACTAGACCCAATTGAGTTTGAAGACTATTTAAAAGATCGTCTGGAAATCATTGATATGAAAGATGAATTTCTCGAGCGGTCTATCAATACTGGATTTTCCGGTGGTGAGAAGAAGAAGAATGAGGTATTCCAAATGGCCGTGCTGAATCCAAAGCTGGCTTTTATGGATGAAACCGATTCCGGCCTGGATATCGATGCGCTGAAAATTGTATCAGACGGCATCAATAAAATTGCAGGACCAGAAAATGGGATTGTACTGATTACTCACTACCAGCGTCTCCTGAATTATATTACTCCTGATTATGTGCATGTAATGATGGGTGGTAAGATTGTGAAATCAGGCGACAAAAGCCTTGCACTTGAGCTTGAAGATCAAGGTTACGACTGGTTAGAAAAAGAATTTTCCCTAAATGGAGAGGCTCAGTAA
- the sufB gene encoding Fe-S cluster assembly protein SufB produces MSETQALESMIGEEYKYGFSTDVEYEDFPKGLNEDIIRELSARKEEPEWMLEFRLKAYRAWTEMEEPDWFNATYEKPDFENIQYYSAPKNKPKLDSLDDVDPKIRETYDKLGIPLDEQKMLSGVAVDAVFDSVSIFTTFKEKLAEAGVIFCSISEAVKNHPELVKKYMGSVVPARDNFYAALNSAVFSDGSFCYVPKDTICPMELSTYFRINNMNSGQFERTLIIAEDNSHVSYLEGCTAPMYDEHQLHAAVVELVAMDNAEIKYSTIQNWYAGDEDGKGGIYNFVTKRGACRGKNSKISWTQLETGSAVTLKYPSVILQGDNSIGEFYSVAVTNKRQQADTGTKMIHIGKNTKSTIISKGISAGNSQNSYRGEVKISKKADGARNYSVCDSMLIGQTCGAHTFPYISSQNPTASVEHEASTSRVGEEQIFYLMQRGISEQDAISMIINGFVKEVLKELPLEFAVEANKLLDIKLEGSVG; encoded by the coding sequence ATGAGCGAAACGCAAGCGTTAGAGTCAATGATTGGGGAAGAGTACAAATATGGCTTTTCCACCGATGTTGAATACGAAGATTTTCCCAAGGGACTTAACGAAGATATCATCCGCGAACTCTCTGCTCGAAAAGAAGAGCCGGAGTGGATGCTTGAGTTCCGTTTGAAGGCTTATCGGGCGTGGACTGAAATGGAAGAACCTGATTGGTTCAATGCAACCTATGAAAAGCCTGATTTTGAGAATATTCAATATTACTCAGCTCCCAAGAATAAACCCAAATTGGATAGTCTGGATGACGTAGACCCAAAGATTCGTGAGACTTATGATAAATTGGGAATTCCACTGGATGAGCAAAAAATGTTGTCCGGAGTTGCAGTTGATGCTGTTTTCGATAGTGTTTCTATCTTCACAACGTTCAAGGAGAAGCTTGCTGAAGCCGGCGTGATTTTCTGCTCCATTTCAGAAGCGGTTAAAAATCACCCGGAATTGGTTAAGAAATATATGGGATCAGTAGTGCCAGCCCGGGATAACTTCTACGCTGCTCTAAATTCCGCTGTGTTTTCAGACGGATCTTTCTGCTATGTACCGAAAGACACCATCTGTCCGATGGAGCTTTCTACCTATTTCCGGATTAACAACATGAACTCCGGGCAGTTTGAGCGTACGCTTATTATTGCTGAAGACAATTCACATGTAAGCTACCTCGAAGGCTGTACTGCTCCTATGTATGATGAGCACCAGTTGCACGCAGCGGTTGTTGAGTTAGTGGCGATGGATAACGCCGAGATTAAATACTCCACCATTCAGAACTGGTACGCCGGTGATGAAGATGGTAAAGGTGGTATCTATAACTTTGTAACCAAGCGTGGTGCTTGCCGGGGTAAGAATTCAAAGATTTCCTGGACACAGCTTGAAACCGGCTCAGCCGTAACCCTGAAATATCCAAGTGTGATTTTACAGGGGGATAATTCCATCGGTGAGTTTTATTCAGTCGCTGTTACCAACAAACGTCAGCAGGCCGATACCGGTACCAAAATGATTCACATCGGTAAGAACACCAAGAGTACCATTATTTCTAAAGGTATTTCTGCCGGTAACTCACAAAACAGTTACCGAGGTGAAGTGAAAATCTCTAAGAAAGCGGATGGTGCACGTAATTATTCGGTTTGTGACTCGATGTTGATCGGGCAAACTTGCGGTGCACATACATTCCCATATATCTCTTCTCAGAACCCAACGGCAAGTGTGGAGCACGAAGCTTCAACTTCACGAGTAGGAGAAGAGCAGATTTTCTACCTGATGCAGCGTGGTATAAGTGAGCAGGATGCCATTTCCATGATTATTAATGGGTTTGTGAAAGAAGTACTGAAAGAACTGCCGCTTGAATTTGCCGTTGAGGCGAACAAGCTGTTGGATATCAAGCTGGAAGGTAGTGTAGGGTAA
- the pta gene encoding phosphate acetyltransferase yields MDIIEDIRKRSKSDLKTIVFPRSSDERVIKAALFLQENDLAKPILIQNESASIPEELKFIDPVSDENLKKYAHSFYERRKHKGLSEAEAIEIIKDPLFFASAMVAAGDADGCVAGSVSTTGDVLRAAIQTIGLKPGSNVVSSVFLMSFDDGRVFTYGDCAVVPYPNAEQLATIAMDSAQTHKKVTGAGPKVSMLSFSTKGSAEHERIDLVREALEIVKSHNLDFPVDGELQFDASIIPDIAIRKAPGSEVAGQANVFIFPNLDAGNIAYKITERLAGATATGPIIQGLAKPMMDLSRGCSWEDIVNTACVCSLMGRE; encoded by the coding sequence ATGGATATCATTGAAGACATTCGAAAAAGATCAAAATCGGACTTAAAAACCATCGTGTTTCCGCGCTCTTCGGATGAGCGGGTAATTAAAGCAGCTCTTTTTTTGCAGGAAAATGATCTGGCTAAGCCCATACTGATTCAGAATGAAAGTGCTTCAATTCCTGAAGAACTAAAATTTATTGACCCGGTTTCGGACGAAAACCTTAAGAAATATGCACATTCTTTTTATGAGAGAAGGAAACATAAAGGACTATCTGAAGCAGAAGCTATTGAAATTATTAAAGACCCGCTTTTCTTCGCTTCGGCTATGGTTGCAGCAGGTGATGCCGACGGCTGTGTAGCTGGTTCAGTATCTACAACCGGTGATGTTCTTCGGGCAGCAATTCAAACCATTGGCCTGAAACCGGGTTCTAATGTCGTATCCAGTGTATTCCTCATGAGTTTTGATGACGGCCGTGTGTTTACCTATGGAGATTGTGCGGTAGTGCCATATCCCAATGCTGAGCAACTGGCCACCATCGCAATGGATTCAGCTCAAACCCATAAAAAAGTTACCGGAGCTGGTCCAAAAGTCTCCATGCTTTCTTTTTCTACAAAAGGCAGTGCTGAACACGAGCGCATAGATCTGGTCCGGGAAGCCCTGGAAATCGTAAAATCTCATAATCTGGATTTTCCGGTAGATGGTGAACTGCAATTCGATGCTTCTATAATTCCTGATATTGCCATACGCAAAGCACCGGGATCAGAAGTAGCAGGACAGGCCAATGTGTTTATTTTCCCAAACCTTGATGCCGGAAATATCGCTTACAAAATTACAGAGCGACTAGCCGGGGCTACTGCAACCGGTCCGATTATTCAGGGATTAGCCAAGCCCATGATGGATCTTTCCAGAGGCTGTTCCTGGGAAGATATTGTAAATACCGCCTGTGTATGCTCCCTGATGGGGAGGGAGTAA
- a CDS encoding caspase family protein, with product MGLKNYLIFAALVASLLLQGCSSTSWVVVDDQALDINDYELISSQYYLESTNGITPNQPIIHFDLKSINTYEYAERVKTERYIQRYRPRLGYVLLGAAGAGLSYYAAFSDQFLDRPSDIQRYALTGAGTLLTGLSFLNMKPVGEPTRTGESRLLRQTGTTTEVDTTSARPYNTDNPGIRISYNNRILVENKEWDFNRGRISINLAEEVDAGIFDENPRQNIVVEASYDSLTHRKEVAVPSVFEQFVVVNVQITALRNEPESNPGNILTDLAEGSQLKLVSKEGDWYKVLYGISETWVSVNDVRTIWRPSEFASDLSVVAIPNVPFGSVDVERNIPVLGRSSLNSGAFILSNNQYEGEFSERIYGQRDAKLMEEYFIQGFGVRSTRVVKAMNATSDMMVDRAYSRLASTINDSRHNLNVYINGYAEIRDGQVYLLGSELSDDGELQYIDLQKLFRAFNNLDLNSIKVFADLDILNENGSTQPLDNLASIITDRNFASAVFFSSRPGQRSGIYSSTSGEQNRHSIFTYYLAEAIKERNMTMNAIYNHLERNVPFTSRSLYERPQNPLFFGNSELELLN from the coding sequence ATGGGCTTAAAAAACTATTTAATTTTTGCTGCTTTAGTAGCAAGCTTGTTATTACAGGGATGCTCAAGTACCAGTTGGGTAGTTGTTGATGATCAGGCTCTTGATATTAACGACTATGAGCTTATTTCATCCCAGTATTATTTAGAAAGCACCAATGGTATCACGCCAAACCAGCCCATTATTCATTTTGACCTGAAATCAATTAATACCTATGAATACGCTGAAAGGGTGAAAACTGAGCGTTATATACAAAGGTATCGCCCCAGGCTAGGATATGTTTTACTCGGTGCTGCCGGAGCGGGACTGTCTTACTATGCTGCTTTTTCTGATCAATTTCTGGATCGTCCTTCTGATATACAGCGGTATGCTTTAACCGGAGCAGGCACCCTGCTAACCGGTTTGTCTTTTTTAAATATGAAACCTGTTGGTGAGCCTACACGCACCGGGGAAAGCCGTTTATTGAGGCAGACCGGTACCACCACGGAGGTTGATACTACCTCTGCTCGTCCATATAACACCGATAACCCCGGAATCCGAATTTCTTACAACAACAGGATATTGGTAGAGAATAAAGAATGGGATTTTAACAGGGGACGTATCTCAATTAACCTTGCAGAAGAAGTGGATGCCGGAATATTTGATGAAAATCCCCGACAGAATATCGTTGTTGAAGCATCATATGATTCTTTAACTCATAGAAAAGAAGTAGCGGTTCCGTCTGTTTTTGAACAATTTGTGGTAGTAAACGTGCAAATTACGGCTCTTAGGAATGAACCGGAATCTAACCCGGGTAATATTCTAACCGATCTGGCTGAAGGAAGTCAGCTAAAGCTGGTTTCTAAAGAAGGCGATTGGTATAAAGTGTTGTATGGTATTTCTGAAACCTGGGTTTCGGTAAATGATGTACGCACTATTTGGAGGCCCTCTGAATTTGCTTCCGATCTTTCTGTTGTTGCCATCCCCAATGTTCCCTTTGGCTCGGTTGATGTGGAGAGAAATATTCCGGTATTGGGAAGAAGCTCGCTTAATTCAGGAGCTTTTATACTGTCCAACAATCAGTATGAAGGAGAATTTTCGGAACGTATTTATGGTCAGCGTGACGCGAAATTAATGGAAGAATATTTCATTCAGGGTTTTGGTGTCAGAAGTACGAGAGTCGTAAAGGCAATGAATGCCACCAGCGATATGATGGTAGACAGAGCTTACTCCCGACTGGCTTCAACTATAAATGATTCCCGGCACAATCTTAATGTATACATTAATGGCTATGCAGAAATCAGGGATGGCCAGGTTTATCTGTTGGGAAGCGAGTTATCTGATGATGGGGAACTACAATATATTGATCTTCAAAAATTATTCAGAGCTTTCAATAACCTGGACTTAAACTCTATTAAAGTTTTTGCGGATCTCGATATACTGAATGAAAATGGTTCAACCCAGCCTCTGGATAATCTTGCTTCCATTATTACAGATAGAAATTTTGCGTCAGCTGTATTCTTTTCTTCAAGGCCAGGTCAACGTTCGGGAATTTATTCCTCCACAAGTGGAGAGCAAAACAGACATAGCATTTTTACATACTATCTGGCTGAAGCCATTAAAGAGCGAAATATGACGATGAATGCCATCTATAATCATTTAGAAAGGAATGTGCCTTTTACGTCCCGCAGTCTTTATGAACGCCCTCAGAATCCATTATTCTTCGGAAACAGTGAGCTTGAGCTTCTGAACTGA
- a CDS encoding acetate kinase has protein sequence MKILVINCGSSSIKYQLINTENKECLCKGLVERIGAVTSIIKQEFKDEKPLKKSMVIENHAAALKKIMELLIESDNDSLQSLDEIEAVGHRVVHGGETFKDSVLIDEDVEEAIQQAFDIAPLHNPPNLEGIRAAKQHLPNVPHVAVFDTAFHHSLPQHAYLYGIPNRLYRRYKIRKYGFHGTSHYYVSRQYHKISGKPKEGSKVITCHLGNGCSVTAIKDGKSYDTSMGFSPLEGLVMGTRSGDIDPSILFYLIEKEELSLANVHALLNKHSGLLGLSGYAADMRDLLDEAESGDRRSNEAIDVFCYRVKKYIGSYIAALNGVDAIIFTGGIGENAAPIREKILGNMQYAGIEIDVNKNADLGNETKISADNSDVDVHVIPTNEELVIAIDAAKIATASKQTPWA, from the coding sequence ATGAAAATTCTGGTAATAAACTGCGGTAGTTCATCTATTAAATACCAACTCATAAACACGGAGAATAAAGAGTGTTTATGCAAGGGGTTAGTCGAGCGTATCGGGGCGGTGACTTCAATTATCAAACAAGAATTTAAGGATGAGAAGCCGCTTAAAAAGTCTATGGTAATTGAAAACCATGCAGCTGCTCTTAAGAAAATTATGGAATTGTTGATTGAGTCTGACAATGATTCTCTTCAATCCCTTGATGAAATTGAAGCTGTTGGCCATCGGGTGGTACACGGAGGGGAAACCTTTAAAGATTCTGTACTCATCGACGAAGATGTTGAAGAAGCGATTCAGCAAGCTTTTGATATCGCTCCGTTGCATAATCCCCCAAATCTGGAGGGGATTCGCGCTGCCAAACAGCATCTGCCCAATGTGCCGCACGTGGCTGTTTTTGATACAGCTTTCCATCATTCTTTACCACAACATGCCTATTTATATGGTATTCCCAATCGACTCTATCGCAGATATAAAATCAGAAAGTATGGTTTTCATGGAACCTCACATTATTACGTGAGTCGTCAGTATCACAAAATATCAGGCAAACCAAAGGAAGGTTCCAAAGTAATTACATGTCATTTGGGTAACGGATGTTCGGTAACCGCTATCAAAGATGGTAAATCATACGATACCAGCATGGGTTTTTCTCCACTCGAAGGCTTGGTTATGGGAACCAGAAGTGGCGATATAGATCCATCTATTTTGTTCTACCTCATAGAGAAAGAGGAATTATCTCTTGCAAATGTTCATGCTTTATTGAACAAGCATAGCGGACTTCTGGGCCTCAGCGGATATGCTGCCGATATGCGTGATTTACTGGATGAAGCTGAAAGTGGTGACCGCCGCAGTAATGAAGCCATTGATGTTTTTTGCTATCGGGTAAAGAAATACATCGGATCTTACATTGCGGCATTAAATGGAGTGGATGCGATCATTTTTACAGGTGGTATAGGTGAAAATGCAGCCCCCATCCGTGAGAAAATACTAGGGAATATGCAATATGCCGGCATTGAAATTGATGTGAACAAAAACGCAGATTTGGGCAACGAAACTAAAATTAGTGCAGACAATTCAGATGTGGATGTTCACGTTATTCCAACTAATGAAGAATTGGTGATCGCAATAGATGCAGCCAAAATAGCTACGGCTTCAAAGCAAACTCCATGGGCTTAA